The sequence CCTTCTTTatagaaatgttgaaaatggtTCAAATTCTAATtcatatcagccctacagcgtcagCTGTGacaaacagtcctatacgagaatggcaGTCCCTACCACatggggcacatctgtaagctgactcggGTCTGTTGCGGAGGCATTTTTGCAGAATCGGTTTCCTTCTGCCATGCGTATCAGTCTgatttctcctgattttagctgcctggacagtgtgcatctcctACTGTATCTTTCATttgcaaggtcctcccagtgctcTGTGTCAATATCAACAGCCCCCAAGCCTCTCTAGCGAACATCTTGTGGCGGTCCAGTGTTTCTCTTTCCTTAGATGATACGTTCTCCGTAGAGTAGGTCTTTGGGGATTCGGCCATCCCTCATGCGATGGACGTGGCCCAGTCAGCGTGCGTTGTCTGAGAAGGGTGAACATGGTTGAGAGTCCAGCACGAGACAGCACTTCAGCATTGGTAACTTTGTCCTTCCATCCCACACAGCTTATCCCACAAGTAGCGACATACTACATCACCGTTAGAGCTCATAGCGTTTCAACTGCCGTAGCGGAGGTGACGTCTAACGGTATACAAGTGGGTTATGGTGGACAGGTCTTATCTGTGGGACACGTCGATATTAACAGGTAAGCTAATCTAGTAAAATACGATAAGGAAAAATATCCATTATTTCTTAcgaatgtacattttgtttggCTATACATGGTCTGAACGCAGAAGGTTTGTTTGAATTGAGTGGTCTCCATTTTGATTTCGTTGCTCATGATATTCATTAGCACAAGGACTTAGGGTCAAGTGATGTTTTGCCCATTTTCTATCAATAGGTTCATCGCCTCTACTGCAGAAGTGTCTTTCTCTTGGGAAGGTTTTGCTTTCGCCCTTCCTTTGCTTTACAGCCAGTGGGGCATTGGGCACACAGATGGGAATTTAACACAACTAGACTGCAAGAAATTAGTAagtatatataatgtatttcaTTGACTGAGAAAATGTCTCTCACTGCATGGTTTAGATATGACGTACTTCAATTGGGACTTTCGGTTAGGTAAGATTGGTGATAAGATATTGATAAAGAAAGGAGACTATGTACCTTATCACGATTATCAACATTATTAAGTGCATGCTTAATTACTGCATCTTTACACGTTTTAGAAAATCTGTGATGCAGAAGACTCTGAAGACTGTGCCAATCTGATGAGGAAGTTCGATATCCACCCGCTCACCAATGTTGGGAAGGATACGGCAGTAAAGGTTGTGGACCTTGAGCTTCAGCACAACAGAACATATACAGTGGTAGTCATAGTAACGGACCAGTCAGCGGAATGCTCATCAGCATCATCTCATGTAACTGTTGACGTCACTCCACCTTACGATGGAAGCGTTTGGGTTGGTTCTTTCGAAGGAACGGTGGGTATAGATACCTTTTAAGGTTTTGAGATTGTTTTTAAGATAGCAGTTCAACTGACATTTGATTGGCCCGTACACTCTGGTCCTAAATAGGCAATAACTCAACACTTAACATCTCCAGGTAgcattttcttaagttttccTTCTTGTCTGTTCGTAGTCTATCTCTTACTCAGGCAGGACGGATGAGCTGCATGTTTCCTGGGCCGACTTTTCAGACCCAGAGAGCGGCATTGATCACTACGAGATTGCCGTGTTCTCAGGAGCGGCTTGTTCAGATGACTCTGATGAACGGTCCCAGGTCACTGACTTTGTAAAGGTCCCATCTAATTACACTCGTTACACCATTTCGGACATTTCGCTAGAGGTAGGTGTTAACTCTtaacatattttgtttttgaaagaGGTCCAAACCCTTGGTCCTGTTTTATTTGCGTTTGGTACTCttagaaagaaaacattgtaTTCCCTGCACATCAATATATTCTACACAACCTTCCAGCATGGCATCCCATACTTCGTAATGCTACATGCGTTCAACAAGGCTGGCTTGTCGACCTTCACGGAGTCCCCACCCATCCTGCTTGATCTGGAGGATCCGGTTGGTGGAACGGTGAAGGATGGGCGGGACTTCAGTAGTGACGTCACTCATCAAAGTTCAACCACTGCCATGGACGGTAAGAAGCGGCTTTATTAGCTTTTCATGTGATCAAAAATGTTTCTGAACCTATGTGTCTGTAAAGAACATACGAGTTTGTATTCAATCCGCTGATTTTTTATTGAGCATATGTAAGATACATCATTTCATCAGTATCATCTACTATACAGCAGAGATATCGATGACTACATTGTGCAGCCTATCCAGCTGGCTTACGTTAGATTAAAGGTTACTAAATTTTCTCTCCGTGATCTCAGCAACATTTATCTACCTGACAACTCACGATGGCGACCGATGTCCATCTCGTCAGTATTCAATGGAAGAAGAGGAACCTGGGTGGGTTCCTGTCTCCATGGGCTCGATTTATCGAGGCAACAGTAATCACAGGATACTATTTACTAGTGATGAGGTAGGTGTGATCATTCGATTTTGCTGTGAACTAGCTCTAAAGTTGTGTCCTCTTAGTAGAAAAAGTGCATTTCAGTTTATTGAGTCATATGAAGCAATTGCTTGACCGCTCTCTTTCGTTGCCTTCTGACACCATTACTGTCCCTCGCCATTATCTACAGTTAACATTTGGTGAAGACGGTTTGTCCATCACCATGTCGAGAGACGTACAACAGACACGGATGTACTCAGGTGCGTACTCCACCCGGGCAGACATGCAGGGAGGCGGCTCCTACAGGTTCGACATGATCGCTGCGAGCGGCGACATCAAAGCCGTCACCAGTGTTGTGTTCTGGGACGGCCCGGCAGGCGTGGTGGGAGACTTGGATACTCCGGTAGAGCAGTGGGCTCAGGAAGAGGCAGCGACCGAATCTGTAGATTGTACATGTTGTCTTAGAAATGACACTGGAACACAGATTCACTCAACCGCAGGTGAGAATGTACGCCTTTGTTTTTTATCCCTTTTTTTGAGCTGATGTAGCCATACCATCTTCTGTTCTACTATTAAAAATCAAAGTTACTTTAACTGTTTACTGAACCTCAGTTCCAGTTGAGAATGGGGGATGCCCGTGCAACTGTGTCCAGAATCACTTGAATACAACCATTCCACTGCTGAATACAACTTCAACGTCAACAGTGAACTACGAGACGGTTGATAAGAATCCAAATGATCAATCTCAGATACAGATTCCTTATGCAGGATGTGGACTTCAAATACACCCTGgtgagcaaaaaaaaatcatacttcaGGTATCACCCGTCTGGTAGCGGTTGATTTATAATATTGTTCACGAGACAGTCGCTTACTTTATATTGATACATTCCATACGTTTTAAGTGCAGAAGTCTATCCTCTGCTATGAATAAAACCCGTGAAATATACAAATCCACATATACAGCTGCATTGTGTCTCTTCTG comes from Branchiostoma floridae strain S238N-H82 chromosome 2, Bfl_VNyyK, whole genome shotgun sequence and encodes:
- the LOC118432563 gene encoding uncharacterized protein LOC118432563: MVTCTSEQECNALDVKCQKSLSQVAVAWETFRDPESEIARYEVALGTSPGGGQLRDFTVVNTVQNYFVISGLDLTTVTEVFATVRGTNAAGLSTVSTSNGVYISRLSAGLPPLREIRVWDGEDFTKDLDYQDHNEELSAHWDFSGDPCPISKYEWSIIKVDGTVIQPFVDVPPGQTYGNNDELEMKDGETFFIAVKATNMMDFTYTVRSDGITVMLEPLIPGEVRDGDIIGYDLNFQPSVTSLSANWDSFGEGSQQGEPGTDKKQTIGYYEVAIGTDRRFPGTRDNVHPFVNVGLKQTHMFNNLQLIPQVATYYITVRAHSVSTAVAEVTSNGIQVGYGGQVLSVGHVDINRFIASTAEVSFSWEGFAFALPLLYSQWGIGHTDGNLTQLDCKKLKICDAEDSEDCANLMRKFDIHPLTNVGKDTAVKVVDLELQHNRTYTVVVIVTDQSAECSSASSHVTVDVTPPYDGSVWVGSFEGTSISYSGRTDELHVSWADFSDPESGIDHYEIAVFSGAACSDDSDERSQVTDFVKVPSNYTRYTISDISLEHGIPYFVMLHAFNKAGLSTFTESPPILLDLEDPVGGTVKDGRDFSSDVTHQSSTTAMDATFIYLTTHDGDRCPSRQYSMEEEEPGWVPVSMGSIYRGNSNHRILFTSDELTFGEDGLSITMSRDVQQTRMYSGAYSTRADMQGGGSYRFDMIAASGDIKAVTSVVFWDGPAGVVGDLDTPVEQWAQEEAATESVDCTCCLRNDTGTQIHSTAVPVENGGCPCNCVQNHLNTTIPLLNTTSTSTVNYETVDKNPNDQSQIQIPYAGCGLQIHPAALCLF